In a single window of the Silvimonas iriomotensis genome:
- a CDS encoding SIMPL domain-containing protein (The SIMPL domain is named for its presence in mouse protein SIMPL (signalling molecule that associates with mouse pelle-like kinase). Bacterial member BP26, from Brucella, was shown to assemble into a channel-like structure, while YggE from E. coli has been associated with resistance to oxidative stress.), with amino-acid sequence MRRFALAIAIAGLTGSVLAHAESLNYNVVNLEASSSKEVSNDLATATLYVEINNNDPAQLADKVNQTLAAAIRLSRQFTTVQSAGTGYTTYPVYNSKTNHQDGWRGRGELRLTSRDFAAFSRLLTQLQQPLSNGQSMQLAGIHYGVSDESRKAAEDGLIQESVKAFRQRAELIQRSMEGTGWRTVNMNVNTQAFEPPMPRPMMMKAAMSADAAPAPTSIEGGESKVSVTVSGSIQVQ; translated from the coding sequence ATGCGCCGATTTGCACTGGCTATTGCGATTGCAGGCCTGACCGGTTCCGTTCTGGCTCATGCCGAGTCGCTTAACTACAACGTGGTGAACCTGGAGGCCAGCTCCAGCAAGGAAGTCAGCAACGATCTGGCTACCGCCACGCTGTATGTCGAGATCAACAACAACGATCCCGCCCAACTGGCTGACAAGGTGAACCAGACCCTGGCCGCAGCCATCCGGCTGAGCCGCCAGTTCACCACCGTGCAATCGGCCGGCACCGGCTACACCACTTATCCCGTTTACAACAGCAAAACCAACCATCAGGACGGTTGGCGTGGTCGTGGCGAGCTGCGTCTGACCAGCCGTGATTTCGCGGCGTTTTCCCGCTTGCTGACCCAATTGCAGCAACCCTTGTCCAACGGCCAGTCCATGCAACTGGCGGGGATACACTATGGGGTCTCGGACGAGTCACGCAAGGCTGCCGAAGACGGTTTGATCCAGGAAAGCGTGAAGGCGTTTCGCCAGCGTGCCGAACTGATCCAGCGCAGCATGGAAGGCACCGGCTGGCGCACGGTCAACATGAACGTGAATACGCAAGCGTTTGAACCGCCAATGCCGCGCCCGATGATGATGAAGGCTGCCATGTCGGCTGATGCCGCGCCGGCACCCACGTCGATTGAAGGCGGCGAGAGCAAGGTGTCGGTGACGGTCTCCGGCAGCATTCAAGTGCAGTAA
- a CDS encoding alkaline phosphatase family protein, translating into MKTTWNKWLAGLLGSVIVMGAMVGCNSSSDSTNVAAPTPTPTPAPSIHSIRHVWVLTLENENYSTTFAASSPALYLSQTLPTQGALVQQYYGTGHVSLDNYIAMISGQAGNTQTNTDCQTFSEFVQTGTDADGQAIGQGCVYPATIKTLPDQLKAAGLTWHGYMEDMGNDPTRESATCGHPQIGTQDMTQSPEASGPSAVNGDQYATRHNPFMYFHSIIDSADCATNVTSLAQMENDLKSISTTANFNFITPNLCNDGHDSGCVTGEPGGLISADAFLKKWVPIIMASPAFQQDGLLIINFDESSAASGGSPVMTSATTGTLNAVYTGATCCGQKPGPNLASYPQTVSMGSYVTHGITFQVNITYNNFGGDQTGAVMLSPFIKGGTVSTVGYNHYSLLRSIEDIFNLGHLGYAGQAGLTSFGSDIINNLH; encoded by the coding sequence ATGAAAACAACATGGAACAAATGGCTGGCCGGCTTGCTCGGCTCGGTCATCGTGATGGGAGCCATGGTGGGCTGTAACAGCAGCAGTGACAGCACGAACGTCGCTGCACCAACCCCGACACCAACACCGGCCCCGTCGATCCACAGCATCCGCCACGTCTGGGTGCTGACCCTGGAGAACGAGAACTACAGCACGACTTTTGCCGCCAGCAGCCCGGCGTTATACCTGTCGCAAACCCTGCCTACCCAGGGCGCGCTGGTACAGCAGTACTACGGCACCGGCCACGTCAGCCTGGATAACTACATCGCCATGATTTCGGGCCAGGCTGGCAACACCCAGACCAACACCGATTGCCAGACCTTCAGCGAATTCGTGCAGACCGGCACCGATGCAGACGGCCAGGCCATTGGCCAGGGTTGCGTTTACCCTGCCACCATCAAGACCTTGCCGGATCAGCTCAAGGCCGCTGGCCTGACCTGGCACGGCTATATGGAAGACATGGGCAATGACCCGACTCGGGAAAGCGCCACCTGCGGTCACCCGCAAATCGGTACGCAAGACATGACCCAGTCGCCGGAAGCTTCCGGCCCTTCCGCTGTCAACGGTGACCAGTACGCTACCCGTCACAACCCGTTCATGTACTTCCACTCGATCATCGATTCGGCGGATTGTGCAACGAACGTGACCAGCCTGGCGCAGATGGAAAACGATCTGAAGTCGATCAGCACCACGGCCAACTTCAACTTCATCACCCCGAACCTGTGTAACGACGGCCACGATTCCGGCTGCGTCACCGGCGAACCGGGCGGCCTGATTTCAGCCGATGCGTTCCTGAAGAAGTGGGTGCCGATCATCATGGCTTCCCCGGCCTTCCAGCAAGACGGTCTGTTGATCATCAACTTTGACGAGAGTTCTGCGGCAAGTGGCGGCTCCCCGGTCATGACCAGTGCCACCACAGGGACGCTGAACGCGGTCTACACCGGTGCAACCTGCTGCGGCCAGAAACCGGGCCCGAACCTGGCGTCCTACCCGCAGACGGTTTCCATGGGCTCCTACGTCACCCATGGCATCACGTTCCAGGTCAACATTACCTACAACAACTTCGGTGGTGATCAGACCGGTGCGGTCATGCTGTCCCCGTTCATCAAGGGCGGCACGGTCAGCACGGTGGGCTACAACCATTACTCCCTGCTGCGCAGTATTGAAGACATCTTCAATCTGGGACACCTGGGCTATGCCGGCCAGGCGGGTCTGACCAGCTTCGGCAGCGACATCATCAATAACCTGCACTAA
- a CDS encoding cytochrome-c peroxidase, producing MTSTSRRFTLATLALAGLIGTTALFVHAATPAPAKPAQVNKWPGSVDLGRALFFDRGLSASGQMACATCHDPGHAFAPANGLATQLGGPDMKHQGLRAAPSLRYVLNRSQAWHVETPSSLMERLEAQELPPTGGLTWDGRFDRLEDQAAFPLLNADEMANASAADFAARLRHSPNAAAFRQVFGDKILASDTDALHYAGIALAQYQLNDAAFHPYSSKFDAWMDGKTQLTAQELRGKQLFDDPKSGNCASCHFDIKGANGAHPLFTDYQFEVLGVPRNPELAANKNPHFFDMGLCGPIRKDQAAEKQYCGMFRTPTLRNVATRGSFFHNGRFHDLKTALQFYVQRDTHPQRWYPVKNGKVAKFDDLPANLRGNVDTNDEPLTRKKGGKPAWNDQQIDDVIAFLKTLNDADTTTITEAAAGKPRHGG from the coding sequence ATGACTTCGACTTCCCGACGCTTCACGCTGGCTACGCTGGCCCTGGCCGGTCTGATCGGCACCACTGCCCTGTTCGTCCACGCCGCAACACCGGCACCCGCCAAACCTGCCCAGGTCAACAAATGGCCCGGCTCGGTGGATCTGGGTCGCGCACTGTTTTTTGATCGTGGCCTGTCTGCCTCTGGTCAGATGGCATGCGCCACCTGCCATGACCCGGGCCATGCCTTCGCCCCGGCCAATGGTCTGGCGACCCAGCTGGGCGGGCCAGACATGAAGCATCAGGGGCTGCGCGCAGCACCATCGCTGCGCTATGTGCTCAATCGCAGCCAGGCCTGGCACGTGGAAACCCCGTCGTCGTTGATGGAAAGACTGGAAGCCCAGGAGTTGCCCCCAACGGGCGGGCTGACCTGGGATGGCCGGTTTGACCGGCTGGAAGATCAGGCGGCTTTTCCGCTTTTGAATGCAGATGAAATGGCCAATGCCTCCGCCGCTGATTTTGCGGCGCGCTTGCGTCACAGCCCGAACGCCGCAGCATTTCGCCAGGTATTCGGTGACAAGATTCTGGCCAGTGATACCGATGCGCTGCATTACGCGGGTATCGCGCTGGCGCAATATCAATTGAATGATGCCGCTTTCCATCCGTACTCCAGCAAGTTCGATGCGTGGATGGATGGCAAGACACAACTGACTGCGCAAGAACTGCGCGGCAAGCAGCTGTTTGATGATCCCAAGAGCGGCAATTGCGCGTCTTGCCACTTTGATATCAAGGGCGCCAATGGTGCGCATCCGCTGTTCACGGATTACCAGTTTGAAGTGCTGGGGGTGCCACGCAACCCGGAACTGGCCGCCAACAAGAACCCGCATTTCTTCGACATGGGTTTGTGTGGCCCCATCCGCAAGGATCAAGCGGCAGAGAAACAGTATTGCGGCATGTTCCGCACCCCTACCCTGCGTAACGTCGCCACGCGCGGTTCGTTCTTCCACAACGGCCGCTTTCACGATCTGAAAACCGCATTGCAGTTCTATGTGCAACGCGACACCCATCCGCAGCGCTGGTATCCGGTCAAGAACGGCAAGGTTGCCAAGTTTGATGACTTGCCCGCCAACCTGCGCGGCAATGTCGATACCAATGACGAACCGCTCACCCGCAAAAAGGGTGGCAAACCGGCCTGGAACGACCAGCAGATTGATGACGTGATCGCATTTTTGAAAACCTTGAACGACGCCGACACCACGACCATCACCGAAGCGGCTGCCGGCAAGCCACGTCACGGCGGCTAA
- a CDS encoding peroxiredoxin, translating into MAVLVGKQAPDFTASAVLGNGEIVDGYNLKEATKGKYTLVFFYPLDFTFVCPSELIAFDHRLNEFKSRNVEVIGVSIDSQFTHNAWRNTPVDKGGIGPVGYTLVADTKHEIAKAYDVESADGVAFRGTFLIDREGVVRHQYINDLPLGRNVDEYIRLVDALQFTEEHGEVCPAGWNKGQAGMKADPKGVADYLASHAASL; encoded by the coding sequence ATGGCAGTTCTCGTTGGCAAACAAGCTCCCGACTTCACCGCATCCGCTGTACTGGGCAACGGCGAAATCGTTGATGGCTACAACCTGAAAGAAGCAACCAAGGGCAAATACACCCTGGTGTTCTTCTACCCGCTGGACTTCACCTTCGTCTGCCCGTCCGAACTGATCGCGTTCGACCACCGCCTGAACGAGTTCAAGTCCCGCAATGTGGAAGTGATCGGCGTGTCCATCGACAGCCAGTTCACCCACAACGCATGGCGTAACACCCCGGTCGACAAGGGCGGTATCGGCCCGGTTGGCTACACCCTGGTGGCCGACACCAAGCACGAAATCGCCAAGGCCTACGATGTTGAATCGGCTGACGGCGTCGCTTTCCGCGGCACGTTCCTGATCGACCGCGAAGGCGTGGTGCGTCACCAGTACATCAATGACCTGCCGCTGGGCCGTAACGTTGACGAATACATCCGTCTGGTTGATGCCCTGCAGTTCACTGAAGAACACGGCGAAGTTTGCCCGGCTGGCTGGAACAAGGGCCAGGCAGGTATGAAGGCTGACCCGAAGGGCGTGGCTGACTATCTGGCTTCTCACGCTGCTTCGCTGTAA
- the zapE gene encoding cell division protein ZapE, with the protein MSAHVISPPQSGTSPQTWYDSVRHQPGFIEDAAQTAAIGRLEQLYQELVEFKRKRHRLFGKTLLPQPQVPRGVWFWGGVGRGKSFLMDAFFAGLPYTRKKRIHFHQFMQDVQRELATLKSETDPLVKVAEKIARSVRVLCFDEFHVSDIADAMILGRLLENLFQRGVVLIATSNYPPDGLYPNGLQRINFLPTIELIKKQLDVFNLDGGQDHRLRALSAARTYITPVTPEVDAELDTLFTQVATGPDQARTITVAGRNISCRRRAPGVVWFDFFKICGDQRGQADYLDIARKYHTVIVSGIPALEARQASEARRFTWLVDVFYDHRVKLIISADVPAEALYVDGVQSSEFFRTVSRLTEMQTLEYLALPHQPILESLAGLVET; encoded by the coding sequence ATGTCCGCGCATGTGATCTCTCCGCCGCAAAGCGGCACCAGCCCGCAAACCTGGTATGACTCGGTTCGTCATCAGCCCGGCTTTATTGAAGACGCCGCCCAGACCGCGGCCATTGGCCGGCTGGAGCAGTTGTATCAGGAACTGGTGGAGTTCAAACGCAAACGCCACCGCTTGTTTGGCAAAACCCTGCTGCCGCAACCCCAGGTGCCGCGAGGCGTGTGGTTCTGGGGCGGGGTGGGGCGCGGTAAAAGCTTTTTGATGGATGCCTTTTTTGCCGGGTTGCCCTATACCCGCAAAAAACGCATCCACTTTCACCAGTTCATGCAGGATGTCCAGCGCGAACTGGCCACGCTCAAAAGCGAGACCGACCCGCTAGTCAAAGTGGCAGAGAAAATCGCCCGCAGCGTGCGCGTACTGTGTTTTGACGAGTTTCATGTCTCTGACATTGCTGATGCCATGATCCTGGGGCGGCTGCTGGAAAACCTGTTCCAGCGCGGCGTGGTGCTGATCGCCACCTCCAACTACCCGCCCGACGGGCTTTACCCCAACGGGCTGCAGCGCATCAATTTCCTGCCCACCATTGAGCTCATCAAGAAACAGCTGGATGTGTTCAACCTGGATGGCGGTCAGGATCACCGCTTGCGCGCCTTGTCTGCGGCGCGCACCTATATCACCCCGGTCACGCCGGAGGTGGATGCAGAACTCGATACCCTGTTTACCCAGGTGGCCACGGGCCCGGATCAGGCCAGAACCATCACGGTGGCCGGGCGCAATATCAGCTGTCGCAGGCGCGCGCCGGGCGTGGTGTGGTTTGATTTCTTCAAGATTTGCGGCGATCAGCGCGGCCAGGCCGATTACCTGGATATCGCCCGCAAGTATCACACCGTCATTGTCAGCGGCATTCCGGCGCTGGAAGCGCGTCAGGCCTCAGAAGCGCGGCGGTTTACCTGGCTGGTAGATGTATTCTATGACCACCGCGTCAAACTGATCATCTCTGCTGATGTACCGGCCGAAGCGCTGTATGTGGATGGCGTGCAATCGAGCGAGTTTTTCCGCACCGTCAGCCGGCTGACTGAAATGCAGACGCTGGAATATCTGGCCTTGCCGCATCAACCCATCCTGGAATCGCTGGCCGGTTTGGTAGAGACCTGA
- a CDS encoding TetR/AcrR family transcriptional regulator, protein MQNQSRSSATRQLLLDATRKLLIEQGYARLGEARVCEHAGVTRGALRYHFPEGLLDLLPVLLAEIVEIEVAKIDSTGVTSPRERIYLGLFAFAGGHTQTDSLALLELWMAARGDSRLGERLNPILHRMDERIFRLEPGQELEPDLLACRLLLHGASLHIFSGDFDRAKLAAAMQWVMSKWPLPEGLRERFARRPGDLA, encoded by the coding sequence ATGCAAAATCAGTCACGTTCCAGTGCTACCCGCCAGTTGTTGCTTGATGCAACACGCAAGCTCCTGATCGAACAGGGATATGCCCGGTTGGGCGAGGCGCGTGTCTGCGAGCACGCGGGGGTAACGCGAGGCGCTTTGCGTTACCACTTTCCGGAAGGATTGCTGGATCTTTTGCCAGTGCTACTGGCCGAGATTGTCGAGATTGAAGTCGCCAAGATTGATTCAACCGGCGTGACCAGCCCGCGTGAGCGCATTTATCTGGGGCTGTTTGCGTTTGCGGGCGGCCATACGCAGACTGACTCGCTGGCGCTGCTGGAATTGTGGATGGCGGCGCGCGGCGACAGCCGTCTGGGCGAGCGGCTTAACCCGATCTTGCACAGGATGGACGAGCGTATTTTCCGGCTGGAACCCGGGCAGGAGCTGGAGCCCGATCTGCTGGCCTGCCGCTTGTTGCTGCACGGCGCCAGCCTGCATATTTTCAGCGGGGATTTTGACCGCGCCAAACTGGCGGCGGCCATGCAATGGGTGATGAGCAAATGGCCGTTGCCAGAAGGCCTGCGTGAGCGCTTTGCCCGCCGGCCGGGCGATCTGGCTTAA
- a CDS encoding DUF3025 domain-containing protein — protein sequence MQQWLSGFAQFPDHPAWAALPDRPATRSGQQVSFVPSESLTDYYETEIHLRGRVATRSENWHDLFNALIWLRFPRTKAALNALHYRQMGQSAKGQRGPVRDAATLFDECGLIVPYCNPALIDLLRQHQWRDLFVTHRAQWQHEIAAVCFGHANLEALLDPFPGLTGKCWPVEVTPDWFSLPDAARWAWLDEHLARGLDADELQTPRQLPPLPYLGVPGWWPQQDDAFYADTGYFRPARHRPA from the coding sequence GTGCAACAGTGGCTATCCGGGTTTGCGCAGTTTCCGGATCACCCGGCGTGGGCCGCGCTGCCTGATCGCCCCGCGACCCGGTCCGGTCAGCAGGTAAGCTTTGTGCCGTCTGAATCGCTGACCGATTACTACGAAACCGAAATCCATCTGCGCGGCCGCGTGGCCACCCGTAGCGAGAACTGGCACGACCTCTTCAATGCCCTGATCTGGCTGCGTTTTCCGCGCACCAAAGCTGCGCTCAATGCCCTGCATTACCGGCAGATGGGCCAGAGTGCCAAAGGCCAGCGCGGCCCGGTGCGCGATGCCGCGACGCTGTTTGATGAATGTGGGCTGATTGTGCCGTACTGCAACCCGGCGTTGATCGACCTGCTGCGGCAGCATCAATGGCGTGATCTGTTCGTCACCCATCGCGCGCAATGGCAGCACGAGATTGCAGCAGTCTGTTTTGGCCATGCCAATCTGGAAGCCTTGCTGGACCCGTTTCCCGGCCTGACTGGCAAATGCTGGCCGGTTGAAGTCACGCCAGACTGGTTCAGCCTGCCCGATGCCGCGCGCTGGGCCTGGCTGGATGAGCATCTGGCCCGGGGCCTGGATGCCGATGAACTGCAAACGCCGCGCCAGTTACCGCCGCTACCGTATCTGGGTGTGCCTGGCTGGTGGCCTCAGCAAGATGACGCTTTCTACGCCGATACCGGCTATTTCCGCCCGGCCCGGCACCGGCCAGCCTGA
- a CDS encoding protein YgfX: MTWQAGRVALCLFLLMGLLALLCAAALPWPWSAPAMALVLAYLAWSIRARRRGPQQGVFMLGPTGLRVQWGKGEAEMAEVLPTTLVCAHLIVLHLRVGKQRRWRALVLWPDCMAADDFRQLSARLRWGAGQPNRINKRPGSSGSASTRADMS, from the coding sequence ATGACCTGGCAGGCAGGGCGCGTGGCGCTCTGCCTGTTTTTGTTGATGGGTTTGCTGGCGCTGCTGTGCGCCGCAGCGCTTCCGTGGCCGTGGTCTGCCCCGGCCATGGCGCTGGTCCTGGCTTATCTGGCATGGTCGATCCGGGCACGGCGGCGCGGACCACAACAGGGTGTGTTCATGCTGGGCCCGACCGGGCTGCGTGTGCAATGGGGAAAGGGCGAGGCCGAGATGGCGGAGGTCTTGCCGACCACGCTGGTCTGCGCGCATTTGATTGTGTTGCATCTGCGCGTGGGCAAGCAGCGTCGCTGGCGGGCATTGGTGCTGTGGCCGGACTGCATGGCGGCCGATGACTTTCGCCAGTTGAGCGCACGCCTGCGCTGGGGTGCGGGTCAACCGAACAGGATCAACAAGCGCCCGGGGTCATCCGGATCGGCCAGCACGCGCGCCGACATGTCGTAA
- a CDS encoding heme ABC transporter ATP-binding protein: protein MIQIDQLSCQREGRVVIDQLSLSVATGEVLGVLGANGAGKSSLLAAVAGDLPPGSGSIRLAGQPLPRLRQRQLARQRALLPQTSALEFDLPVPEVVAMGAYPFDELTATVIEQLVADALMRADAADLAGRHYAGLSGGEQQRVQFARVLLQTLAACQVSGSAVLLLDEPTASLDPRHQHGLLAAVRALAAEHPIAVLTVLHDVNLAARWCDRLLLLKQGQQVAQGTPGEVLQAETLHSVYDMSARVLADPDDPGRLLILFG from the coding sequence ATGATCCAGATCGATCAACTGTCCTGCCAGCGGGAAGGTCGCGTGGTCATTGATCAGTTGTCGCTCAGCGTCGCTACTGGCGAAGTGCTGGGCGTACTGGGTGCCAACGGCGCCGGCAAATCATCACTGCTGGCAGCGGTTGCGGGTGATCTCCCGCCAGGTAGCGGCAGCATCCGGCTTGCAGGGCAGCCGCTGCCGCGACTGCGTCAGCGCCAGCTTGCCCGGCAACGCGCCTTGCTGCCGCAAACCTCGGCGCTGGAATTTGATCTGCCGGTCCCGGAAGTCGTGGCCATGGGCGCTTACCCGTTTGATGAACTCACCGCCACGGTCATCGAACAACTGGTCGCAGACGCCCTGATGCGGGCTGATGCGGCCGATCTGGCCGGCCGTCATTACGCAGGTTTGTCTGGTGGCGAACAGCAGCGGGTGCAATTTGCCCGCGTCTTGTTGCAAACGCTGGCCGCCTGCCAGGTCAGCGGCAGCGCCGTGTTATTGCTGGATGAACCCACGGCCAGCCTGGACCCGCGCCATCAGCACGGCTTACTGGCCGCGGTGCGCGCACTGGCCGCAGAGCACCCCATTGCGGTACTGACCGTGTTGCACGACGTCAATCTGGCCGCGCGCTGGTGTGATCGCCTGCTATTGCTCAAACAAGGCCAGCAAGTGGCCCAGGGCACGCCGGGCGAAGTCTTGCAGGCAGAGACACTGCATTCGGTTTACGACATGTCGGCGCGCGTGCTGGCCGATCCGGATGACCCCGGGCGCTTGTTGATCCTGTTCGGTTGA
- a CDS encoding FecCD family ABC transporter permease, whose protein sequence is MRSVKNLNPIAPARQPALTTICTMLAVVLVLLVLIASSSGSVDIPWSALPRALFAAPVTPDEQLWQSILRDVRLPRVIFAALCGGGLAVAGAAMQALFRNPLAEPGLVGISAGGALGAVSAIVFGASSFGLIAVAAFAGSLLALFAAWQIGRRSRAVAGLLLAGVAINAICGSLTALCTWQATDAQLRSLTFWSLGSLAGGNWLLLALLGPWTLLISALLLREWRGMNALLLGEREAGHLGFAIRALQRRLIIMVALLVGPLVAACGTIAFVGLVVPHMVRLTLGARHQLLLPASLLSGAIALVLADWAARTLAIPSEIPIGIVTSLAGGPFFLWLLARWSKA, encoded by the coding sequence ATGCGCAGCGTGAAAAACCTCAACCCCATCGCCCCAGCCCGACAACCCGCCCTGACCACCATCTGCACGATGCTGGCCGTGGTGCTTGTCTTGCTGGTGCTGATCGCCAGCAGCAGCGGCAGCGTCGACATTCCGTGGTCCGCCCTGCCGCGCGCCCTGTTTGCCGCACCGGTCACGCCTGACGAACAACTGTGGCAGAGCATCTTGCGGGATGTGCGTTTGCCCAGGGTGATCTTTGCCGCACTGTGCGGGGGTGGCCTTGCAGTGGCGGGCGCCGCCATGCAGGCGCTGTTTCGCAACCCGCTGGCAGAACCGGGGCTGGTGGGGATTTCCGCTGGCGGCGCGCTGGGCGCGGTCAGCGCCATTGTGTTTGGTGCCAGCAGCTTCGGGCTGATTGCCGTAGCCGCGTTTGCCGGCAGTTTGCTGGCCTTGTTTGCCGCATGGCAGATCGGGCGGCGCAGTCGTGCCGTGGCCGGCTTGTTGCTGGCCGGCGTCGCCATCAACGCCATTTGCGGCAGCCTGACCGCCTTGTGTACCTGGCAAGCCACCGATGCCCAATTGCGTTCGCTCACCTTCTGGAGTCTGGGCAGTCTGGCTGGCGGCAACTGGTTGCTGCTGGCCTTGCTCGGACCATGGACACTGTTGATCTCGGCGCTTTTGCTGCGGGAGTGGCGGGGCATGAACGCGCTCTTGCTGGGCGAGCGGGAAGCCGGCCACCTGGGCTTTGCCATCCGCGCCTTGCAACGGCGGCTGATCATCATGGTGGCCCTGCTGGTCGGGCCGCTGGTGGCGGCCTGCGGCACCATCGCGTTTGTCGGCCTTGTGGTGCCGCATATGGTGCGATTGACGCTGGGCGCGCGCCATCAGTTATTGCTGCCGGCCTCGCTGTTGAGCGGCGCCATTGCGCTGGTACTGGCGGACTGGGCGGCCCGCACGCTGGCCATTCCGTCCGAGATTCCCATCGGCATCGTCACCAGTCTGGCGGGTGGCCCGTTCTTTTTGTGGTTGCTGGCCCGCTGGAGCAAGGCATGA